A single Phycisphaerales bacterium DNA region contains:
- a CDS encoding DUF433 domain-containing protein: MESPIKVDPEIMHGTPCFAGTRVPVEALFDYLEDGRTTAFFLEQYPSVTMEQVQAVLRMARDIIPAPATRRAAG, translated from the coding sequence ATGGAAAGCCCGATCAAAGTTGATCCCGAGATCATGCACGGCACGCCGTGCTTCGCGGGCACACGGGTGCCCGTTGAAGCGCTGTTCGACTACCTCGAGGATGGGCGCACAACTGCGTTCTTCCTCGAGCAATACCCCTCGGTGACAATGGAGCAGGTGCAAGCAGTCCTGCGGATGGCGCGCGACATCATCCCCGCCCCTGCGACTCGGCGAGCGGCTGGATGA
- a CDS encoding HAD hydrolase family protein, protein MPQYFAVISDIDGCLGPESSAPVDADALARVAEWNRAAWSGDRPALTVCSGRPQPYAEAICRIIANDLLPCVCEMGVWLYDPRDNRYIMDPAITAADKGAVIDMMRWADAELLPRGVVYQPGKSASMSLWHPDTPFLMSLKPEIEQRIEREGWPIRVSNTVAWINCDLKHVSKATGLQRLMRMCGLEKERLIGIGDTLGDMAIRENVAFFACPSNAVPELKKVADYVSPLPEIEGVLDILGRILKFGVSDS, encoded by the coding sequence ATGCCGCAGTACTTCGCCGTGATTTCCGATATCGACGGGTGCCTGGGGCCGGAGTCGAGCGCGCCCGTGGATGCCGATGCGCTGGCGAGGGTGGCGGAGTGGAACCGGGCGGCGTGGTCGGGGGACCGGCCTGCGCTGACGGTGTGCTCGGGCAGGCCGCAGCCGTACGCGGAGGCGATCTGCCGGATCATCGCGAACGATCTCCTCCCATGCGTGTGCGAGATGGGCGTGTGGCTGTACGATCCGCGCGACAACCGATACATCATGGACCCGGCGATCACCGCGGCCGACAAAGGGGCGGTGATCGACATGATGCGATGGGCGGACGCGGAACTCCTGCCGCGGGGCGTGGTGTACCAGCCGGGCAAGTCGGCGAGCATGTCGCTGTGGCACCCGGACACGCCGTTCCTAATGTCGCTCAAGCCGGAGATCGAGCAGCGAATCGAGCGCGAGGGCTGGCCGATCCGGGTCTCGAACACCGTTGCATGGATCAACTGCGACCTCAAGCACGTCAGCAAGGCAACAGGGCTGCAGCGGCTGATGCGGATGTGCGGGCTCGAGAAGGAGCGGCTGATCGGGATCGGCGACACGCTCGGCGACATGGCCATCCGAGAGAACGTGGCGTTCTTCGCGTGCCCGAGCAACGCAGTGCCGGAACTCAAGAAGGTAGCGGACTATGTGTCTCCGCTGCCGGAGATCGAGGGGGTCCTGGACATCCTTGGCCGCATCCTCAAGTTCGGCGTATCGGACTCCTAG
- a CDS encoding YidC/Oxa1 family insertase periplasmic-domain containing protein, whose translation MPQPKNPFLRTFIPTLLIVLGIGFAIAVWRNSSKSATNTTPTQQAEAPASTTPAQPSSPITPDGTQPAQPATPPPTQTTDAAATPPQPTPSTPAQPIAGTFRAERVESTGPIPVLGSADAAGPYKLQLEFSPNGAGIDAIRLANHEENITTTDKVVVQSSTVSHLPEAPNYPPFAAVSIVITPQGGTSSLPIPLDGPVWAPVSGRPGAFQARILDDHDRPVLRIERVYLLSEGKSHFTIRQQMVNLSGAPISFFFFERGPVDLPGGPSGYGGDKRRVHFGYFMSADPSQMVLSNKFLIERPDLIKKDDPLVKPIWPTEKTKAYTLTWVGSTNRYFGAAVFPVIDNPAQGKALGWVQRVDRVVIPNTGFDTHSSTALELASNQFTLAAAGQPGDWADLSHNVYAGPLNRKELRQDPVTEAVGLPGLVVYNFGGMCASCTFEAVSNALLWILHALHDWLLKDWALAIIGLVLIVRTLLHPVTKWSQIRMARFGKQMAAVGPKQKALQDKYKADPKKLQEETAKLWREEGVSPLGMLGCIPMVLQMPIWIALYAVLYFSVELRHTGAFYGVFQNIQPRSWPTWQFLGDLAEPDRLLMFKSSFHVPLIGAVIGEINALNVLPLLLAVVFFIQQKYLTPPTSATLTPEQEFQQKLMKWMTVVLFPVFMYNAPSGLAIYFICNSTFAILESRYVRSHMDKYDLLNVDKMRAERQARSSVIDKRGPGAGGGAGRKETFLERLQRLAIEKQKEAERLRNQPRKKK comes from the coding sequence ATGCCTCAACCCAAGAACCCGTTCCTGCGCACCTTCATCCCCACCCTGCTCATCGTGCTGGGGATCGGCTTCGCCATTGCGGTCTGGCGCAATAGCTCCAAGTCTGCTACGAACACCACGCCCACCCAGCAGGCCGAGGCCCCCGCCTCGACCACGCCGGCACAGCCGTCGTCGCCGATAACGCCTGACGGCACGCAGCCTGCGCAGCCCGCGACCCCACCCCCGACGCAGACCACCGATGCCGCGGCCACGCCGCCGCAGCCCACTCCTTCGACCCCCGCGCAACCGATCGCCGGCACCTTCCGCGCCGAGCGGGTCGAGAGCACCGGTCCGATCCCGGTCCTGGGCAGCGCCGACGCGGCGGGCCCTTACAAGCTCCAGCTCGAGTTCTCGCCCAATGGCGCGGGGATCGACGCCATCCGCCTTGCCAACCACGAAGAGAACATCACCACCACCGACAAGGTCGTGGTGCAGTCCTCGACCGTCTCGCACCTGCCCGAGGCCCCTAACTATCCGCCCTTCGCGGCCGTGTCGATCGTGATCACGCCGCAGGGCGGCACGTCCTCGCTGCCCATCCCGCTCGACGGCCCGGTGTGGGCCCCGGTCTCAGGGCGCCCCGGCGCGTTCCAGGCCCGGATCCTGGATGACCACGACCGCCCCGTGCTCCGCATCGAGCGCGTGTACCTGTTGAGCGAGGGCAAGTCGCACTTCACCATCCGCCAGCAGATGGTGAACCTCAGCGGTGCACCGATCTCGTTCTTCTTCTTTGAGCGCGGCCCCGTGGACCTGCCCGGCGGCCCCAGCGGCTACGGCGGCGACAAGCGCCGCGTGCACTTCGGCTACTTCATGTCCGCCGACCCCTCGCAGATGGTGCTCTCCAACAAGTTCCTGATCGAGCGCCCCGACCTCATCAAAAAGGACGACCCGCTCGTCAAGCCCATCTGGCCGACGGAGAAGACCAAGGCCTACACGCTCACGTGGGTGGGCAGCACCAACCGCTACTTCGGCGCGGCCGTGTTCCCGGTGATCGACAACCCCGCCCAGGGCAAGGCCCTCGGGTGGGTGCAGCGGGTCGACCGCGTCGTGATCCCCAACACCGGCTTCGACACGCATTCGAGCACGGCCCTGGAGCTCGCGAGCAACCAGTTCACGTTGGCGGCGGCGGGCCAGCCCGGCGACTGGGCCGACCTTTCCCACAATGTCTACGCCGGCCCGCTCAACCGCAAGGAGCTGCGTCAGGACCCGGTAACCGAGGCGGTCGGACTGCCGGGCCTGGTCGTGTACAACTTCGGCGGCATGTGCGCCAGCTGCACCTTCGAGGCGGTCAGCAACGCGCTGCTGTGGATCCTGCACGCCCTGCACGACTGGCTGCTGAAGGACTGGGCCCTGGCCATCATCGGCCTGGTGCTGATTGTGCGCACGCTGCTGCACCCCGTGACGAAGTGGTCGCAGATCCGCATGGCCCGCTTCGGCAAGCAGATGGCGGCGGTCGGCCCCAAGCAGAAGGCCCTGCAGGACAAGTACAAGGCCGACCCCAAGAAGCTGCAGGAGGAAACGGCCAAGCTGTGGCGCGAGGAGGGTGTGAGCCCGCTGGGCATGCTCGGCTGCATCCCCATGGTGCTGCAGATGCCCATCTGGATCGCGCTGTACGCGGTGCTCTACTTCTCGGTCGAGCTGCGGCACACCGGCGCGTTCTACGGCGTGTTCCAGAACATCCAGCCGCGGAGCTGGCCGACGTGGCAGTTCCTGGGCGACCTCGCCGAGCCCGACCGCCTGCTGATGTTCAAGAGCTCGTTCCACGTGCCGCTGATCGGGGCGGTGATCGGCGAGATCAACGCGCTGAACGTGCTGCCGCTGCTGCTTGCAGTGGTGTTCTTCATCCAGCAGAAGTACCTGACGCCGCCCACCAGCGCGACGCTCACCCCCGAGCAGGAGTTCCAGCAGAAGCTCATGAAGTGGATGACCGTCGTCCTGTTCCCGGTGTTCATGTACAACGCGCCCTCGGGCCTGGCGATCTATTTCATCTGCAACAGCACGTTCGCCATTCTGGAGAGCCGCTACGTCAGGTCCCACATGGACAAGTACGACCTGCTGAACGTGGACAAGATGCGGGCCGAGCGACAGGCCCGTTCCAGCGTGATCGATAAGCGCGGCCCCGGCGCGGGCGGCGGCGCCGGACGCAAGGAGACGTTCCTGGAGCGACTCCAGCGCCTGGCGATCGAGAAGCAGAAGGAAGCCGAACGCCTCCGCAACCAGCCCCGCAAGAAGAAGTGA
- the kdsA gene encoding 3-deoxy-8-phosphooctulonate synthase, with protein MTRLCRVGNVEIGAGRGLVVIAGPCVLESLELGLQIGRRLKAACAEAGLAYVFKASFDKANRSSIRSPRGPGLEQGLAWMAEIKRELGVPATTDVHEPTQCEPAAGVVELLQIPAFLCRQTDLLVAAGQAAARHGGGVNVKKGQFLSPGEMRGPVKKLGEAGCTNVMTTERGTFFGYGRLVNDFLGLGDLMELDAEGGAPPVCFDCTHSTQLPGAGEQTGGRPERAPLLAKAAAAAGVHALFLECHPEPRNAMSDASTMLPLESVPALLRQVAAVARASRQG; from the coding sequence ATGACGCGACTCTGCCGTGTGGGGAACGTGGAAATCGGGGCCGGGCGCGGGCTGGTGGTGATCGCCGGCCCCTGCGTGCTCGAGTCTCTGGAGCTCGGCCTGCAGATCGGGCGGCGTCTCAAGGCCGCGTGCGCCGAGGCGGGGCTCGCGTACGTTTTCAAGGCCAGTTTCGACAAGGCCAACCGCTCGAGCATCCGCTCGCCGCGCGGGCCGGGCCTCGAGCAAGGGCTCGCGTGGATGGCCGAGATCAAGCGAGAGCTGGGCGTCCCTGCGACTACCGACGTCCACGAGCCCACCCAGTGTGAGCCCGCCGCGGGCGTCGTTGAGCTCCTTCAGATACCGGCCTTCCTGTGCCGCCAGACCGACCTGCTCGTCGCTGCTGGCCAGGCCGCGGCGAGGCACGGCGGCGGCGTGAACGTCAAGAAGGGCCAGTTTCTCTCCCCCGGCGAGATGCGGGGTCCAGTGAAGAAGCTGGGCGAGGCCGGCTGCACCAACGTCATGACCACCGAACGCGGCACCTTCTTCGGGTACGGTCGCCTCGTGAACGACTTCCTCGGCCTGGGCGACCTGATGGAGCTCGACGCCGAGGGCGGCGCGCCCCCCGTGTGCTTCGACTGCACGCACTCGACGCAACTGCCCGGTGCCGGCGAGCAGACCGGGGGACGGCCCGAGCGGGCGCCGCTGCTGGCCAAGGCCGCGGCCGCGGCGGGCGTGCACGCGCTGTTCCTCGAGTGCCACCCCGAGCCCAGGAATGCCATGAGCGACGCCAGCACCATGCTGCCGCTGGAGAGCGTTCCTGCGCTGCTGCGGCAGGTGGCGGCCGTCGCCCGCGCTTCACGCCAGGGTTGA
- a CDS encoding ATP-dependent Clp protease adaptor ClpS, with product MIQPVCEQQESTPRPTHSEGSATATATRPIPTKPKVEQLPPYRVLLHNDPITEMGFVITTLIELTPLNHDHAVRVMLEAHNTGVALVLVTHKERAELYQEQFHSKKLMVTIEPAE from the coding sequence ATGATCCAGCCTGTCTGCGAGCAGCAAGAGTCCACACCCAGGCCGACGCACAGCGAAGGAAGCGCGACCGCGACGGCCACCCGCCCCATCCCGACCAAGCCCAAGGTCGAGCAGCTCCCGCCATATCGCGTGCTGCTGCACAACGACCCGATCACCGAGATGGGCTTCGTGATCACCACGCTCATCGAGTTGACGCCGCTGAACCACGATCACGCCGTGCGCGTGATGCTCGAAGCCCACAACACCGGGGTCGCGCTGGTGCTGGTGACGCACAAGGAGCGGGCCGAGCTCTACCAGGAGCAGTTCCACAGCAAGAAGCTGATGGTGACCATCGAGCCGGCAGAGTGA
- a CDS encoding DUF5615 family PIN-like protein, whose amino-acid sequence MKVLLDENVPVELRHLLPVHEVFTVSYLGWKGIVNGRLLALAASNAFEVIVTKDAGIKDQQNLAALPVAVVYLQAKSNKIRDVLHLIPELIEVLQEIRPCTYVHIPRGADAAP is encoded by the coding sequence ATGAAAGTGCTGCTCGATGAGAACGTGCCCGTCGAGCTGAGGCATCTGCTTCCTGTCCACGAGGTGTTCACCGTCTCCTACTTGGGGTGGAAGGGAATCGTGAACGGCCGCTTGCTGGCACTCGCTGCGTCAAACGCGTTCGAGGTGATTGTGACAAAGGACGCGGGGATCAAGGACCAGCAGAACCTTGCCGCGCTCCCGGTGGCCGTGGTGTACCTGCAAGCGAAGTCGAACAAGATCAGGGACGTCCTGCACCTCATTCCCGAGCTCATTGAAGTGCTGCAAGAGATTAGGCCGTGCACTTACGTGCATATCCCACGAGGTGCCGATGCCGCACCTTGA
- a CDS encoding DUF433 domain-containing protein, producing MQAIKADPDIMHGTPCFSGTRVPVASLFDHLRQGYPLEYFLAQFPSVKREQAEDVLDLAKQALTNAETGARAVG from the coding sequence ATGCAGGCGATCAAGGCTGACCCCGACATCATGCACGGCACCCCGTGCTTCAGCGGCACCCGCGTCCCCGTGGCGAGTTTGTTCGACCACCTCCGGCAGGGCTACCCGCTCGAGTACTTCCTCGCGCAGTTCCCCAGCGTCAAGCGGGAGCAGGCCGAGGACGTGCTCGACCTCGCCAAGCAGGCCCTCACCAACGCCGAAACCGGCGCGAGGGCGGTGGGATGA
- a CDS encoding GTPase, whose translation MNPGDTIVAPASPPGRSARAIVRLSGPLAFAPLGGPRPRGIAPAVLRLGGLEVPVLAAALPSPNSYTGEDTLELQLPGNPALVERVLHAITSIEGIRLATPGEFTARAYLAGRLTLSQAEGVAATIAATTREQLDAAADLLGGRTGERYRAWAEELATLLALVEAGIDFTDQEDVVAIAAPTLSTRLTTLAQQLTQHLGGVGEHGGTVPRVVLVGRPNAGKSTLFNALLGRRRAVTSPEAGTTRDVLSEELDLSREVPGAGAVMLQDLAGMEDTPSRPDQHAAREAVCAADLLLWCDPSGHFDAAPLNLPMKPILRVRTFGDRPPATGTREDVAVCALDGWHLDTLRRAVADAATTAHAASVAALLPRHRRAMLAALGRLYEAIALSADAERLEEPEVIALTLRLALDEVGELAGQISPDEVLGRVFATFCVGK comes from the coding sequence ATGAACCCCGGTGACACCATCGTCGCCCCCGCCTCACCCCCCGGTCGGTCGGCGCGCGCCATAGTGCGGCTCAGCGGGCCGCTCGCCTTCGCGCCGCTGGGCGGCCCGCGCCCTCGCGGCATCGCCCCCGCCGTCCTCCGACTCGGAGGCCTGGAAGTGCCGGTCCTCGCCGCGGCCCTCCCCTCCCCAAACTCCTACACCGGCGAGGACACCCTCGAGCTCCAGCTCCCGGGCAACCCCGCACTGGTTGAGCGCGTCCTCCACGCCATCACGAGTATCGAAGGCATCCGCCTCGCCACCCCCGGCGAGTTCACCGCCCGCGCCTACCTCGCCGGCCGGCTCACCCTCTCCCAGGCCGAAGGCGTCGCGGCCACGATCGCCGCCACCACCCGCGAGCAGCTCGACGCCGCGGCCGACCTGCTCGGGGGCCGTACCGGCGAGCGCTACCGCGCCTGGGCCGAGGAGCTCGCCACCCTGCTCGCACTGGTCGAGGCCGGCATCGACTTCACCGACCAGGAGGACGTCGTCGCGATCGCAGCGCCCACGCTCAGCACGCGCCTCACCACTCTCGCCCAGCAGCTCACTCAGCACCTCGGGGGCGTGGGGGAGCACGGTGGCACGGTGCCGCGGGTGGTCCTGGTGGGGCGGCCCAACGCGGGCAAGTCGACGCTGTTCAACGCCCTGCTGGGCCGCCGGCGTGCGGTGACCAGCCCCGAGGCCGGCACCACGCGCGATGTGCTGAGCGAGGAGCTTGACCTCTCCCGTGAGGTGCCCGGGGCTGGCGCCGTCATGCTCCAGGACCTCGCCGGGATGGAGGACACGCCGTCCCGCCCGGACCAGCACGCGGCACGCGAGGCCGTGTGCGCCGCCGACCTGCTGCTGTGGTGCGACCCCTCCGGGCACTTCGATGCGGCGCCTCTGAACCTGCCGATGAAGCCCATCCTCCGAGTCCGCACCTTCGGCGACCGGCCGCCCGCGACTGGTACACGCGAGGATGTGGCCGTGTGCGCGCTCGACGGCTGGCACCTCGACACGCTCCGGCGCGCCGTGGCGGACGCCGCCACTACCGCCCACGCCGCCTCGGTTGCCGCCCTGCTGCCCCGGCATCGGCGGGCGATGCTCGCAGCGCTCGGTCGCCTGTACGAGGCGATCGCCCTGTCCGCGGACGCCGAGCGTCTCGAGGAGCCCGAGGTGATCGCCCTCACCCTCCGGCTCGCACTTGACGAGGTTGGCGAGCTGGCCGGGCAGATCTCGCCAGACGAGGTGCTGGGCCGGGTCTTCGCGACCTTCTGCGTCGGCAAGTGA
- a CDS encoding 2-C-methyl-D-erythritol 4-phosphate cytidylyltransferase, with translation MRIGVIIPAAGASSRYLATGGLRSKLDEDLGGKPVLQRTVELFTKHDDVGEIIVAGPADDAAYAEFKDRHADRLGLLGAKICKGGVMHRWETVNAALEHVTADCTHIAVHDAARPCVSMELLDRVFNAARRHNAAIPAVEASDTVKRITDTGETIGGDDDVAAILGETAESRKPLRAVQETVDRRSLVLVQTPQVFEAGLLRRAYAQSDLTSTDDASIVEKLGVRVVVVDGESRNIKITRPGDLALARAILGLREPEGRPVHKRF, from the coding sequence ATGCGAATCGGCGTCATCATCCCCGCGGCCGGAGCCTCCTCCCGCTACCTCGCCACCGGCGGGCTCCGCTCCAAGCTCGACGAGGACCTGGGCGGCAAGCCCGTCCTCCAGCGCACCGTGGAGCTCTTCACCAAGCACGACGATGTCGGCGAGATCATCGTCGCCGGCCCCGCCGATGACGCGGCGTACGCCGAGTTCAAAGACCGGCACGCCGACCGCCTGGGGCTGCTCGGCGCGAAGATCTGCAAGGGCGGCGTGATGCACCGCTGGGAGACCGTCAACGCCGCGCTCGAGCACGTTACCGCTGACTGCACCCACATCGCCGTGCACGACGCAGCGCGCCCGTGCGTTTCGATGGAGCTGCTTGACCGGGTGTTCAACGCAGCAAGGCGGCACAACGCCGCCATCCCAGCCGTCGAGGCCTCCGACACCGTGAAGCGAATCACGGACACCGGCGAGACCATTGGCGGCGACGATGACGTGGCCGCGATCCTCGGCGAGACCGCTGAGAGCAGAAAGCCGCTCCGCGCAGTTCAAGAAACGGTCGACCGCCGCTCCCTCGTCCTCGTGCAGACCCCCCAGGTCTTCGAGGCCGGCCTGCTGCGCCGCGCCTATGCGCAGTCCGACCTCACCAGCACCGACGACGCTTCGATTGTCGAGAAGCTCGGAGTGCGCGTGGTCGTTGTCGATGGCGAGTCCCGCAATATCAAAATCACCCGCCCGGGGGACCTCGCCCTTGCACGCGCCATTCTCGGGCTGAGGGAACCCGAGGGGCGTCCCGTACATAAGCGGTTCTGA
- a CDS encoding CbrC family protein — MNTLPSFDLYDSNALKHLLEATKESCDSCGQARGWKYTGPFYSEHDDPVICPWCIADSAAASKFDGSFNDGLHSDCKVPLAAPDLALINERTPGFVTWQGNYWWACCGTPCRFMGDATADALQGSWSSIVPALRKDLGEVMSDPDEFEEFLENAERGGSPAVYVFQCRKCSKLHFYWDMD; from the coding sequence ATGAACACCCTGCCAAGCTTCGATCTGTACGACAGCAACGCCCTCAAGCACCTGCTGGAGGCGACCAAAGAGTCGTGCGACTCCTGCGGTCAGGCGCGGGGCTGGAAGTACACCGGGCCGTTCTACAGCGAGCATGACGACCCGGTCATCTGCCCCTGGTGCATTGCTGACAGCGCGGCCGCGAGCAAGTTTGACGGCTCCTTCAACGATGGCCTCCATTCTGATTGCAAGGTCCCGCTTGCGGCGCCCGACCTCGCGCTCATCAACGAACGCACGCCCGGCTTCGTTACGTGGCAGGGGAACTACTGGTGGGCCTGCTGCGGAACACCGTGCCGGTTCATGGGCGACGCCACTGCGGACGCGCTTCAGGGTTCATGGTCCTCGATCGTGCCTGCACTCCGCAAGGACCTCGGCGAGGTGATGAGCGACCCGGATGAGTTCGAGGAGTTCCTCGAGAACGCCGAACGGGGAGGCTCACCGGCCGTGTACGTCTTCCAGTGCCGCAAGTGCTCTAAGTTGCACTTCTACTGGGACATGGACTGA
- a CDS encoding MFS transporter, with protein MLNTIEMWERLAYYNLRVMAPVYIMQADTGGTLQLGATQKGTIYAWWAIFQSLLPIVTGGFADRYGYKKVLGFSIFTMMIGYICIALLRKVPPAGADEATIKAIADYNYWALFGSIMLFATGTAFFKPSIQGSLAATMTKETSSVGWGIFYWVVNIGAFIGHFLPGILLGQSPDPESWRNLFLCSAAFTSLNLVMLFTIKDQPSGADKNESIGTVLKRTFVNILEPRLVAWLVIMSGFWLMMYQLWDLQPNFIKDWIDTSPAVEHLRGILPETMFKQWTEESPRGLQVRQEILLAVNSMCIIIGVVGMSWLTRHMRSLTAMLWGTGFAIAGILVAGLTMNVWYLVLGIVCFSLGEMTTGPKKSEYLAQIAPPGKKGLYLGYVNVPVGVGVFVGSKIAGYIYGTYGEKATLALRYIKENGLAPVTPPAPEVLSKYGTELEAQLQIARPDALKTLMDIKGIDAVQATQLLWDTYSPQYYVWLPFAAVGVVSALGLAVFGQMAKRWKDMDA; from the coding sequence ATGCTCAACACCATCGAGATGTGGGAGCGCCTCGCGTACTACAACCTCCGGGTCATGGCCCCGGTCTACATCATGCAGGCCGACACCGGCGGCACGCTCCAGCTGGGGGCTACGCAGAAGGGCACGATTTACGCCTGGTGGGCCATCTTTCAGAGCCTGCTGCCAATCGTTACCGGCGGGTTTGCCGACCGCTACGGCTACAAGAAGGTCCTGGGCTTCTCGATCTTCACCATGATGATTGGGTACATCTGCATCGCCCTGCTCCGCAAGGTGCCACCCGCGGGCGCCGACGAGGCGACCATCAAGGCCATCGCCGATTACAACTACTGGGCCCTGTTCGGCTCGATCATGCTGTTCGCCACGGGCACCGCGTTCTTCAAGCCCAGCATCCAGGGCTCGCTGGCCGCGACCATGACGAAGGAGACATCCTCCGTCGGTTGGGGCATCTTTTACTGGGTCGTCAACATCGGGGCGTTCATCGGCCACTTCCTCCCCGGCATCCTGCTCGGGCAGTCCCCGGACCCCGAGAGCTGGCGCAACCTCTTCCTCTGCTCGGCCGCGTTCACGTCTCTGAACCTTGTCATGCTCTTCACGATCAAGGATCAGCCCAGCGGGGCGGACAAGAACGAGAGCATCGGCACGGTGCTCAAGCGCACGTTCGTGAACATCCTCGAGCCGCGACTGGTCGCCTGGCTGGTCATCATGTCGGGCTTCTGGCTGATGATGTACCAGCTGTGGGACCTCCAGCCCAACTTCATCAAGGACTGGATCGACACCTCGCCCGCGGTCGAGCACCTCCGCGGCATCCTCCCCGAGACCATGTTCAAACAGTGGACCGAGGAATCCCCCCGCGGCCTTCAGGTGCGGCAGGAGATCCTGCTGGCGGTGAACTCGATGTGCATCATCATCGGCGTGGTGGGCATGTCCTGGCTCACCCGCCATATGCGCAGCCTGACAGCGATGCTCTGGGGAACGGGCTTTGCGATCGCCGGCATCCTGGTCGCCGGCCTCACGATGAACGTGTGGTACCTCGTCCTGGGCATCGTCTGCTTCTCCCTGGGCGAGATGACCACCGGCCCCAAGAAGAGCGAGTACCTCGCCCAGATCGCCCCGCCGGGTAAGAAGGGCCTTTACCTCGGCTACGTCAACGTGCCCGTCGGCGTGGGCGTGTTCGTCGGCTCGAAGATCGCGGGCTACATCTACGGCACCTACGGCGAGAAGGCCACGCTGGCCCTGCGATACATCAAGGAGAACGGGCTCGCACCGGTGACGCCCCCGGCACCGGAAGTGCTCAGCAAGTACGGCACCGAGCTCGAAGCACAACTCCAGATCGCCCGCCCCGATGCCCTCAAGACGCTCATGGACATCAAGGGCATCGACGCCGTGCAGGCCACGCAGCTGCTGTGGGATACCTACAGCCCGCAGTACTACGTGTGGCTGCCCTTCGCCGCGGTGGGTGTCGTCTCTGCCCTGGGCCTGGCCGTGTTCGGCCAGATGGCCAAGCGCTGGAAGGACATGGACGCCTGA
- the aroC gene encoding chorismate synthase, with translation MPHLDCHTAGESHGPTMVVTITGMPAGVFVAEAFINAELKRRQGGFGRGGRQGIEDDKVNILTGVRASRTTGAPVTFAIANKDSRLEDSKRTPPVFRPRPGHADLAGAVKYLTTDCRDVLERASARETACRVAAGALARCLLREFEIEAFGCVRSIGGVEGSFEVAPGTWRELIAHRDSSETYCPDPTASEKQKAVIREAKLAKDAVGGLVEAHVFGCPPGLGSCMDWRDRLDARIAGAVMGVQAIKSVEIGLGRDAAARPGSRVHDPIRYDTARRDKEPSLGFLRDTNNAGGIEGGMTNGQPIVVRAAMKPISTLLQGLPSVDLNTKAPERSQYERSDICAVPAASVVVENAVAFEVARAFCDKFSGDSLVEVRAQYQAFLKLARQLPLEGEGTKLA, from the coding sequence ATGCCGCACCTTGACTGTCACACCGCCGGCGAGTCGCACGGCCCCACCATGGTCGTCACGATCACGGGCATGCCCGCGGGTGTGTTCGTGGCTGAGGCCTTCATCAACGCCGAGCTGAAGCGCCGCCAGGGCGGCTTCGGGCGCGGCGGCCGTCAGGGGATCGAGGATGACAAGGTCAACATCCTCACCGGCGTCCGCGCCAGCCGCACCACCGGCGCGCCCGTCACCTTCGCCATCGCCAACAAGGACTCGCGGCTGGAAGACTCGAAGCGCACACCCCCCGTGTTCCGACCCCGCCCCGGGCACGCTGACCTTGCGGGTGCGGTCAAGTACCTCACCACCGACTGCCGCGACGTGCTTGAACGCGCCAGCGCCCGCGAGACCGCCTGCCGCGTGGCCGCGGGAGCGCTCGCCCGCTGCCTGCTGCGAGAGTTCGAGATCGAGGCCTTTGGCTGCGTGCGGTCCATTGGGGGCGTTGAGGGCTCATTCGAAGTCGCTCCAGGCACTTGGCGCGAGCTCATCGCACACCGCGACAGCAGCGAGACCTACTGCCCCGACCCAACAGCGAGCGAGAAGCAGAAGGCCGTGATCCGCGAGGCTAAGCTCGCCAAGGACGCCGTCGGCGGCCTTGTCGAGGCCCACGTGTTTGGCTGCCCCCCCGGCCTTGGTTCCTGCATGGACTGGCGCGACCGCCTCGACGCCCGCATCGCCGGCGCGGTCATGGGCGTGCAGGCGATCAAGAGCGTCGAGATCGGCCTCGGGCGCGACGCCGCCGCACGCCCCGGCAGCCGTGTGCACGACCCGATCCGCTACGACACCGCCCGTCGCGACAAAGAGCCATCCCTCGGCTTCCTCCGCGACACCAACAACGCCGGCGGCATCGAGGGCGGCATGACCAACGGCCAGCCCATCGTGGTCCGCGCCGCGATGAAGCCCATCTCCACCCTGCTCCAGGGCCTCCCCAGCGTCGACCTTAACACCAAGGCCCCCGAGCGCAGCCAGTACGAGCGCAGCGACATCTGCGCCGTGCCCGCCGCCAGTGTCGTCGTCGAGAACGCCGTCGCCTTCGAGGTCGCCCGCGCCTTCTGCGATAAGTTCAGCGGCGACTCCCTCGTCGAGGTCCGCGCCCAATATCAGGCCTTCCTCAAGCTCGCCCGTCAGCTGCCCCTCGAGGGCGAGGGCACGAAGCTCGCCTGA